One window of the Chloroflexota bacterium genome contains the following:
- a CDS encoding IS200/IS605 family transposase, whose translation MSIYLHKSHNVSVLLYHLVFPTKYRR comes from the coding sequence ATGAGCATCTATTTACACAAGAGCCACAATGTAAGCGTATTGTTGTATCATCTGGTGTTTCCAACGAAATACCGTCGG